The Arthrobacter sp. Marseille-P9274 DNA segment GTTGAACAGGTCCCCTTGGTCGTCACCGACGAAGACGATCACATCCGGCTCATAAGCGGCAACCTCTTTGCGCATCTCGTCGAAACCGTCATGAATCCGACGGTAGAGATCCTGGCAGACCTCCAGGCTGTCCCGCTGCCGCCGGGCCTCTGGGTAACGTTCGAAAACGCCGGGTGCGACTCGGTCAATCATCCACTGCTGCCAAGCCTCCGGGGGACGGAACATTCCAGCTGCGTGGGAACAAGCCAAACCAAGACCAATCATTGTTTCTCCTCTTATTCTTCTGAACTGCAAGTAGTTGTTAGTCGTGAGCAAGGGCCATGAGGACTCGGTGAGCTGCGGCAACGTCACTTTCCGGCAGCCCAGCCAGGGTGGCTTCGTTGAATCGGCGCGCGTCCTCCGCTACCTCTTCGCGGAGGGCTCGCCCCGCCTGCGTCTGGCAGTACACTGGCCCATCGGTCTCGACCAAGCCCCTTTCGCTGAGTTGGCTCAGCGCATCCTCGATGGCCTGAGGCCCCAGGAAGGCCGACTCCACCAACTCTTGGACCATCTGCGGGCCCGCGGAGAGCCTTTTGAGCACCCGGCTGCTGGCTACGGTCAGCCCAAAGCGTGAACGATGCTCGTCAAAATTGCGCTGGAGCCGATGATTTACCGTCGTTACGAGTTGGGCGAACTGGGCTTGGTCGCTGTCGCTCGCACCAGCCGAAGCAGCAGCTGGTCCGTGTGCTGCGGTGGAGGCAGGGAACGACTGGGAAGTGGCATAGGCGCCCTGAACGAAGAGCAGCGGCTCGCCCTCTGTGACGGTGCAGCGCTCCACGCGGCCAAGAATGATCTGATGGTCGCCGCCTGGCAGGACGTTATGAGTCCGGCACTCAAAACGCGCTATGGCCTCGTCGATGAGCGGGGCTCCTTCCATCCCCTCGGTCCACGCGATCCCGTCGAATGGATCGATACCGGCCATGGGCGAGGCAACAACACGGGAAATGTCAACCTGCTCAGCCGCCAACACGTTGACCGCGAAGTGTGCTGCAGCAGTGAAAGCAGCCGCCCTAC contains these protein-coding regions:
- a CDS encoding flavin reductase, which codes for MTASAAPSLEYVASEPLKDIRAFRSALGQYGTGVAVITAMCDGRPVGMTVNSFAAVSLDPPLILWSVQNASGRAAAFTAAAHFAVNVLAAEQVDISRVVASPMAGIDPFDGIAWTEGMEGAPLIDEAIARFECRTHNVLPGGDHQIILGRVERCTVTEGEPLLFVQGAYATSQSFPASTAAHGPAAASAGASDSDQAQFAQLVTTVNHRLQRNFDEHRSRFGLTVASSRVLKRLSAGPQMVQELVESAFLGPQAIEDALSQLSERGLVETDGPVYCQTQAGRALREEVAEDARRFNEATLAGLPESDVAAAHRVLMALAHD